One Pseudoalteromonas espejiana DSM 9414 DNA window includes the following coding sequences:
- a CDS encoding PepSY-associated TM helix domain-containing protein: MKSITLKKLFLLHSWVGVVTAILLFIVAFTGALAVLARPELKIWANQSLQQAQQIPNAKITELVNMYHKKVPEAFGENIHVFMPTGHNFHLLALVFESHHGDEQYQQEVLRAFEFNPHSLELVNTYYGPSKAYYANKKTDAASYIGEFHADLHLGRPIGLILTGFLGLTLLVSTVTGLFIHRKLIKEMFSFRWRKGFDVTISDGHKVMGIWGSIFNIVIGFSGAFLGLATVILLPAAAFVSFGGDQDKLIETFTAIPEPVISTVHQPTNISGILTDAQQRFPDAVILDATVMAHNDANAQVYLRLLGGEAVASQLLHYSGNGDYVTSMSSFGDIAGISIKVIEILFPLHFGNFAGLFVKMLWVLLGLSCALMPLSGMMMWLAKRTRSSNPTLSQLAYSRWNRLIIGSCGGLVLACFVLFPVQIILNFAVEGAKHNAYFGPVFFYSWLMWIVTALFWVNHKRYFRVTLLLCGLALISVLPLNMLLGVNNVLNLNSVLVAVTDVCFLFVGAVCIWGVIKTSPEHKVAIGVEAV, from the coding sequence ATGAAATCAATTACATTAAAAAAGCTATTTTTATTACACAGCTGGGTAGGTGTAGTTACCGCCATATTATTATTTATTGTGGCTTTTACGGGCGCGCTAGCAGTGCTTGCTAGGCCTGAACTTAAAATTTGGGCCAACCAATCGCTGCAACAAGCTCAGCAAATTCCAAATGCAAAAATTACCGAATTGGTGAATATGTATCATAAAAAAGTGCCTGAAGCATTTGGTGAAAATATTCATGTATTTATGCCAACAGGTCATAACTTTCATTTATTAGCTTTAGTGTTTGAGTCTCATCACGGAGATGAGCAATACCAGCAAGAGGTGCTGCGTGCATTTGAGTTTAACCCTCATAGTTTAGAGTTGGTAAATACGTATTACGGGCCGAGTAAAGCTTACTATGCAAATAAAAAAACTGATGCAGCAAGCTATATTGGAGAGTTTCATGCCGATTTACACTTAGGGCGCCCGATAGGACTTATATTAACTGGGTTTTTAGGCTTAACATTATTAGTGAGCACAGTGACAGGCTTGTTTATTCATCGTAAATTGATTAAAGAAATGTTTTCGTTTAGGTGGCGCAAAGGATTTGATGTAACCATAAGTGATGGCCATAAAGTAATGGGTATTTGGGGCAGTATTTTTAATATTGTTATTGGTTTTAGTGGGGCTTTTTTAGGGCTCGCTACCGTTATTTTACTGCCAGCCGCTGCGTTTGTAAGTTTTGGTGGTGATCAGGATAAGTTAATTGAAACCTTTACCGCTATCCCCGAGCCGGTTATTAGCACCGTACATCAACCAACAAATATTTCGGGTATTTTAACCGACGCTCAGCAGCGCTTTCCTGATGCAGTTATTTTAGACGCTACGGTTATGGCGCACAACGATGCAAATGCACAGGTGTATTTACGTCTATTAGGCGGGGAGGCTGTTGCCTCGCAGCTGCTGCATTACAGCGGTAACGGTGATTATGTTACTTCAATGAGTAGCTTTGGCGATATAGCAGGAATATCAATAAAAGTGATAGAAATACTATTCCCGCTGCACTTTGGTAATTTTGCAGGCCTGTTTGTAAAAATGCTTTGGGTATTGCTAGGGCTAAGCTGTGCTCTTATGCCGCTTTCAGGCATGATGATGTGGCTGGCCAAACGTACTCGTAGCAGTAACCCAACACTTAGTCAGTTAGCTTACTCTAGGTGGAACAGGTTAATTATAGGCAGCTGTGGCGGATTAGTGTTAGCTTGTTTTGTGTTATTTCCGGTGCAAATAATTTTAAATTTTGCGGTAGAAGGAGCAAAGCATAATGCTTATTTTGGCCCTGTATTTTTTTACAGCTGGCTGATGTGGATAGTGACCGCTCTGTTTTGGGTAAATCATAAACGCTATTTTAGAGTAACACTATTACTGTGTGGGCTTGCGCTTATTAGTGTTTTACCGCTAAACATGTTGTTGGGCGTTAATAATGTACTTAATCTTAATAGCGTATTAGTAGCCGTAACAGATGTATGCTTTTTATTTGTAGGTGCAGTGTGTATATGGGGGGTTATAAAAACAAGCCCAGAACATAAAGTAGCTATAGGAGTAGAAGCCGTATGA
- a CDS encoding patatin-like phospholipase family protein, with protein MINNNNIHSLVVEGGAMRGIFAAGVLDEFLTQNYQPFSNYFGVSAGATNVAAYLCQQPKRNYRVITDFSCRPEFINLPRFIKGGHLFDLDWLWQATIEEIPLNTQVFEQTPHEFYIVSTAINTGKAHYLKATSSEMVEQLKASCAIPIAYRDYPVINNEPMTDGGVADSIPVIKAYEMGAKEITVVLSQPLGYRKKPSKSHWFTKKLYKNYPALITSSINRANVYNKSIDFINAPPADCKINIIAPPPQFKVGRTTKNVNLLNNGYKMGIDAAKAFLT; from the coding sequence ATGATTAATAATAACAATATACATTCTTTAGTTGTTGAAGGCGGCGCAATGCGCGGTATTTTTGCCGCTGGCGTGCTTGATGAATTTTTAACGCAAAATTACCAGCCTTTTAGCAATTATTTTGGGGTATCTGCAGGTGCAACTAACGTTGCCGCATACTTGTGCCAACAACCCAAACGAAACTATAGAGTTATTACCGATTTTTCATGCAGGCCTGAATTTATAAATTTGCCGCGATTTATTAAAGGGGGTCATTTATTTGATTTAGATTGGCTATGGCAAGCCACAATTGAAGAAATACCACTTAATACCCAGGTATTTGAGCAAACACCCCACGAGTTTTATATTGTATCTACTGCAATTAATACCGGCAAAGCCCATTATTTAAAAGCCACAAGCAGCGAAATGGTTGAACAACTCAAAGCTTCTTGCGCTATTCCAATTGCGTATCGCGATTACCCTGTAATTAATAATGAACCTATGACAGACGGCGGTGTAGCCGACTCAATCCCCGTTATAAAAGCCTATGAAATGGGCGCAAAAGAAATTACTGTGGTGTTGTCTCAGCCACTGGGCTACAGAAAAAAGCCCAGTAAGTCGCATTGGTTTACAAAAAAGCTTTATAAAAATTACCCTGCACTCATTACCAGTTCAATTAATAGGGCTAACGTTTACAACAAAAGCATTGATTTTATTAACGCCCCACCAGCTGATTGCAAAATAAATATAATTGCGCCACCGCCCCAATTTAAAGTGGGCCGTACCACTAAAAACGTTAACCTGCTAAATAATGGTTATAAAATGGGAATTGATGCTGCTAAAGCGTTTTTAACTTAA